A region from the Tigriopus californicus strain San Diego chromosome 9, Tcal_SD_v2.1, whole genome shotgun sequence genome encodes:
- the LOC131886895 gene encoding zinc finger and SCAN domain-containing protein 10-like: MSSTSILLLLDDGEMHPFVPNSSGGLTSPGGGNLVLTTSRSHTGSGGSDTPTLTYTVDGNIITTESGETISLGSHFLTSDNEIQPKIEVDGISMPMEVVVDKSGQSIAYKKSRKYLDNNSLSPSSNIPGATGDNDKKVCLWPTGNGTTCGKTFTKYDSLKRHLTETHKGVRPYACSMCDKTYGRRDYLQRHLKSHNASYALNLAGGGGSSTVLTSNPVSLVNSLPSASTNSMVQKIKIAPQTSNVQIVQMPQPVQSLSGVQIIQHSSGSNVISSPSSHSHHAVVSPPSPGSNSVSSGSTPLTTQLPFFTLNGSLPQASKPMGSKICRWVQNDGTVCGKAFSKLDSLRRHVNELHKGVRPFACPLCEKSYGRRDYLDRHMKTHEKKNKSSTGSGMEWDDGVLLTGDEMPPPPPKIPKKKRKDIPAEEKKICLWILDDGTACGKTFTKFDSLKRHVSEAHKQIRPYCCTLCGKNYGRRDYLLRHLRSHNDVEVSNLNIAKVTNNPSTGNTATIVAAPNPMPGQSASSISLSQLPSISTNQLGGILPSLHTSNSTNANGGMTGHRLAPSISGKKRPADDKKTCKWVLDNGTICGRTFSKFDSLRRHVAELHKGIRPFVCEICQKSYGRRDYLDRHIRSAHKEGGGGGGESDDITEMTTHELDEALDGATIVTVGGNHDDDDDEDEDHHHHHHIIKTDPTDLEEVILPSVVTVVTSDGM; this comes from the exons ATGTCTTCCACGTCGATCTTGTTGCTTTTGGACGATGGGGAGATGCACCCGTTTGTGCCCAATTCCTCGGGAGGACTGACCTCCCCGGGGGGTGGGAATCTCGTGCTCACCACCTCCCGCTCGCATACCGGCAGTGGTGGATCCGACACGCCCACATTGACCTACACGGTGGATGGCAACATCATCACCACCGAATCGGGCGAGACCATTTCGCTGGGCTCGCATTTTCTCACGTCGGACAATGAGATCCAACCTAAAATTGAAGTGGATGGCATCTCCATGCCG ATGGAAGTGGTCGTGGACAAATCGGGTCAATCCATCGCGTACAAGAAAAGTCGGAAATACTTGGACAACAACAGCCTCTCGCCTTCGTCTAATATCCCGGGTGCAACGGGTGACAACGACAAAAAAGTTTGCCTGTGGCCCACGGGCAATGGAACCACGTGCGGCAAAACCTTTACCAAATACGACAGCCTCAAGCGCCATCTCACTGAAACTCACAAAG GTGTCAGACCGTATGCCTGCTCAATGTGTGACAAGACTTATGGACGGCGAGATTACCTACAACGCCATCTCAAATCCCACAACGCCAGTTATGCTCTGAATTTAGCGGGTGGAGGCGGCTCCTCCACGGTCCTCACCTCAAATCCAGTCTCGTTGGTCAATAGCTTGCCCTCGGCCTCGACCAATTCCATGGTCCAGAAGATCAAGATCGCTCCCCAGACCAGTAACGTTCAAATCGTTCAAATGCCTCAACCCGTTCAGA GTTTGAGTGGAGTACAAATCATTCAGCATTCAAGTGGGTCCAATGTGATCTCGTCGCCTTCTTCGCATTCGCACCACGCCGTGGTGAGTCCGCCGAGTCCGGGCAGCAACAGTGTGAGCTCAGGCTCGACTCCGCTCACCACACAGCTGCCCTTCTTCACCTTGAACGGCTCGTTGCCGCAGGCCAGTAAGCCCATGGGCTCGAAGATCTGTCGGTGGGTGCAGAACGATGGCACTGTCTGTGGAAAGGCGTTTTCCAAATTGGACAGTCTACGTCGACACGTTAATGAATTGCACAAAGGAGTTCGTCCGTTTGCATGCCCCTTGTGCGAAAAGAGCTACGGACGGAGAGACTACCTCGATCGACACATGAAGACCCacgaaaagaagaacaagTCATCCACAGGCTCGGGCATGGAGTGGGACGATGGAGTGCTTTTAACGGGAGATGAAATGCCTCCCCCTCCACCAAAGATACCCAAGAAGAAGCGTAAAGATATTCCAGCAGAGGAGAAGAAGATTTGCCTGTGGATATTAGACGATGGAACGGCGTGTGGGAAGACTTTCACCAAATTCGATAGCCTCAAACGGCACGTGTCGGAAGCTCATAAACAGATCCGACCGTACTGTTGCACGTTGTGTGGTAAGAATTACGGGCGACGGGACTATTTGTTGCGCCATCTGAGGTCTCACAACGATGTCGAGGTCTCTAATTTGAACATCGCCAAAGTGACCAATAACCCCTCTACGGGCAACACCGCCACGATAGTGGCTGCCCCTAATCCCATGCCCGGTCAGTCTGCGTCGTCAATTAGCTTGAGTCAACTTCCCTCTATCTCCACCAACCAATTGGGCGGCATTTTGCCCTCGTTACACACCTCCAACTCAACCAATGCCAACGGTGGCATGACGGGTCACCGTTTAGCCCCCTCCATCTCCGGGAAAAAACGCCCGGCTGACGATAAAAAGACGTGCAAATGGGTCTTAGACAACGGGACCATTTGTGGGCGAACATTCTCCAAGTTCGATAGCTTAAGACGACACGTGGCGGAACTGCACAAAGGCATCCGACCGTTTGTGTGCGAGATCTGTCAAAAGAGCTATGGTCGTCGAGATTACCTCGACCGTCACATCCGATCAGCCCACAAAGAAGGAGGTGGCGGGGGCGGTGAATCGGATGACATCACTGAGATGACCACGCATGAGCTCGACGAAGCGCTTGATGGTGCCACCATCGTGACGGTGGGTGGAAAtcatgacgacgatgatgatgaagacgaagaccatcatcaccaccaccatatCATTAAGACTGACCCAACTGACTTGGAGGAGGTGATCTTGCCGAGTGTAGTGACCGTTGTCACCTCGGACGGAATGTAG